One window of the Xiphophorus hellerii strain 12219 chromosome 15, Xiphophorus_hellerii-4.1, whole genome shotgun sequence genome contains the following:
- the ndufaf4 gene encoding NADH dehydrogenase [ubiquinone] 1 alpha subcomplex assembly factor 4 gives MGARLARMFRNYNVENRALREISKEKPRSAPRQATTATPSAVSSEVAELVMKKNESLLEHLRSVYVESTDPTAAPEFSGDASAGKEADRRPLRVSLPGSAFGLPELTDVPKGKLTLAEALTALGSHQHQPRTWSAEKIAQEYCLELQDTKSVVEFFIPFKVEIIPPKSRTAKQIKAS, from the exons ATGGGTGCTCGACTCGCGCGGATGTTCCGAAACTATAACGTGGAGAACCGCGCGCTGCGAGAGATCTCCAAAGAGAAGCCGAGGTCAGCACCCCGGCAAGCGACCACAGCGACGCCGTCCGCCGTTAGCTCTGAGG TCGCGGAGTTGGTGATGAAGAAGAATGAGTCGTTGTTGGAACATCTCAGGTCTGTGTATGTAGAGTCCACGGATCCAACAGCAGCTCCAGAG TTTTCGGGGGATGCATCTGCAGGTAAAGAAGCAGACCGGAGGCCCCTCAGAGTCAGTTTACCAGGAAGCGCATTCGGCCTGCCAGAGCTCACAGATGTTCCTAAAGGGAAGCTGACCCTTGCCGAAGCTCTCACGGCTCTCGGCAGCCACCAGCACCAGCCCCGGACCTGGTCGGCGGAAAAGATTGCTCAGGAATATTGCCTGGAATTACAAGACACAAAATCTGTGGTTGAATTCTTTATCCCTTTCAAGGTTGAGATCATCCCTCCAAAGAGTAGAACTGCCAAGCAAATAAAGGCTTCCTAA